One Novipirellula galeiformis DNA segment encodes these proteins:
- a CDS encoding tetratricopeptide repeat protein, with amino-acid sequence MKTLKPILKVIRFGRLGPLAACGCLTLAGMAVRSDALSAAPPEEPVVARVEMKLTADDKVTNVIEKGDLLTVVEERDEDYVIVTHDGSRGAVDKVNAVRLAESTDIYTELIEQHPEEGRFFTLRASAWWALGKTEKALEDFDQAIKVGYEEPHAYSSRGLFNASIGNFDKAIADYGKALELDPEGIAPLVNRAAVHMARGHVENAIDDYTLALQKKPGNASLLRQRAMAWKAIHKLDRAIEDFNTILASNEHDIDAITGRGYVYFQLGKHQAAVEDFSRSIELHPESAVAYNNRGYNQFQLGNVAEAIADYEKAIELAPQYGLALQNRAWLLATTDDPKWRDPAKAIESAKAACEVSDYNNLGDLSALAAAFAADGKFEEAIGWQEKVVEKAPAASKDFAQKLLARYQDKKLFSANPEQADEGTETAAAKEDDAAADVKEK; translated from the coding sequence GTGAAGACGTTAAAACCGATTTTGAAAGTGATTCGTTTCGGTCGTCTGGGACCACTCGCCGCTTGCGGTTGCTTGACACTCGCCGGAATGGCGGTTCGCTCGGACGCTTTGTCAGCGGCGCCTCCTGAAGAACCTGTCGTTGCGCGGGTGGAGATGAAATTGACCGCCGACGACAAAGTCACCAACGTGATTGAAAAAGGGGATTTATTGACCGTTGTCGAAGAGCGTGACGAGGATTATGTGATCGTCACTCATGACGGATCGCGAGGTGCCGTCGATAAAGTGAACGCCGTTCGCTTGGCCGAATCGACGGACATTTACACGGAGCTGATCGAGCAACATCCCGAGGAAGGACGTTTCTTCACCTTGCGTGCCTCGGCATGGTGGGCCCTTGGGAAAACCGAGAAAGCGCTCGAGGATTTTGATCAAGCGATCAAGGTCGGCTACGAAGAGCCCCACGCTTACTCGAGTCGCGGCTTGTTCAACGCGTCGATCGGCAACTTTGACAAAGCGATCGCAGATTACGGGAAAGCATTGGAGCTTGATCCCGAAGGGATTGCACCGCTGGTCAATCGGGCGGCCGTTCATATGGCCCGAGGGCATGTGGAAAATGCGATCGACGACTACACGCTTGCGTTACAGAAAAAGCCGGGGAACGCATCCCTGTTGCGGCAAAGAGCGATGGCATGGAAAGCAATCCACAAGCTTGATCGTGCCATCGAAGACTTCAACACCATCTTGGCGAGCAACGAGCATGATATCGATGCGATCACGGGGCGCGGCTACGTCTATTTTCAGCTTGGCAAACACCAAGCCGCCGTGGAGGACTTTTCACGATCGATCGAACTGCACCCCGAATCCGCGGTGGCTTATAACAATCGTGGCTACAACCAGTTTCAGTTAGGCAACGTCGCCGAAGCCATTGCCGACTACGAAAAAGCGATTGAGCTCGCTCCGCAATACGGTTTAGCTCTGCAGAACCGAGCTTGGCTGCTAGCCACCACCGACGACCCAAAATGGAGAGATCCCGCCAAGGCGATTGAATCGGCAAAGGCCGCCTGTGAAGTGAGCGACTATAACAATCTTGGCGACTTGTCGGCGCTTGCCGCAGCATTTGCTGCGGACGGCAAGTTTGAAGAAGCGATAGGTTGGCAGGAAAAAGTTGTCGAAAAAGCACCGGCAGCGAGCAAGGATTTTGCTCAAAAATTGCTCGCCCGTTATCAGGACAAAAAGCTTTTTTCGGCGAATCCAGAGCAAGCCGATGAAGGCACCGAAACGGCCGCTGCGAAAGAAGACGACGCCGCCGCGGACGTGAAAGAGAAGTAA
- a CDS encoding aldo/keto reductase, with protein MHTRSLSPEGPKVSEIGFGAWAIGGQWGKQSDEESIKSLHAAIDRGVNFIDTAAGYGDGHSESLIASTLKDRSEQVFVATKTPPSPGVWPPSPYCRWQDRYSAAYLRENVNDRLKNLGVDRIDLLQLHTWTRAWNDDPQPLLVLRQMRDEGKINLIGVSTPEHDQDCVVQLMRNGLVDVVQVIFNLFDQQAAAQILPVAAETGTGVIVRVALDEGSLTGKYGPEHVFPEDDFRHQYFAGDRMQRTAARVAEIQSDIEMLGLTEIYTPADVALKFVLARPEVSSVIAGMRTVKQVEQNTRTSQLRDLPSEALTRLRRHHWHRGIWYSGK; from the coding sequence ATGCATACACGTTCGCTATCCCCCGAGGGTCCCAAGGTCTCTGAGATTGGTTTTGGTGCGTGGGCGATCGGTGGACAATGGGGGAAGCAAAGCGACGAGGAATCGATCAAGTCGCTGCATGCCGCAATCGATCGGGGGGTGAACTTTATTGATACCGCCGCCGGTTATGGAGATGGGCATAGCGAATCCTTAATCGCCAGCACACTCAAGGATCGCAGCGAGCAAGTGTTTGTCGCCACCAAGACCCCTCCGAGTCCTGGGGTCTGGCCGCCGAGTCCCTATTGTCGTTGGCAGGATCGCTATTCCGCAGCCTACCTGAGGGAGAATGTCAATGATCGCTTGAAGAATCTCGGTGTCGACCGAATCGATCTACTTCAATTGCACACCTGGACCCGCGCTTGGAATGACGACCCGCAACCCCTGCTCGTACTGCGACAAATGCGAGACGAAGGAAAGATCAATCTGATCGGGGTGAGCACTCCCGAGCACGACCAGGATTGTGTCGTTCAACTGATGCGCAATGGGCTTGTCGATGTGGTTCAGGTGATCTTCAACTTATTTGACCAGCAAGCGGCAGCGCAAATTTTGCCCGTGGCGGCGGAAACCGGCACGGGGGTGATTGTTCGAGTGGCACTGGATGAGGGATCGTTGACGGGCAAGTACGGCCCCGAGCACGTCTTTCCCGAAGATGATTTCCGTCATCAATATTTCGCAGGCGATCGGATGCAACGCACCGCCGCGCGAGTGGCTGAGATCCAATCCGACATCGAGATGCTGGGACTCACCGAGATTTACACTCCCGCCGACGTTGCCTTGAAATTTGTGCTCGCAAGGCCCGAAGTCAGTTCGGTGATTGCCGGCATGCGAACGGTAAAGCAAGTCGAGCAAAATACTCGCACTAGCCAGTTGCGAGACTTGCCCAGCGAAGCGTTGACACGGTTGCGACGACACCATTGGCATCGCGGTATCTGGTACTCCGGCAAGTAG
- a CDS encoding glycosyltransferase family 2 protein, whose product MPNISPIPRLTIVVPVTEDLQSFETSLISVLEHQPSGCEVIVAHDGTYEDPFDLGDEVHFVSADSAETLELIAASASVARGRFVHVLSGGFKATEGWVDAALEKFEHHDVAAIAAVVRDESEGAIAGAGWFDSATRLCQPVGASQTKLDRRGVAKTDGVFIEASFWRRDVLRNACHCYRGSDLLEFSYASGLAVKQAGWRCVTAEQSELTSDRQHPQWNDASFRRGQRLWAIRQTACKDRSSFKDGFRALLGNLARPSRIGESIGQMAGSFAATEMKRRIHIDEITPMEEGEAILSMPSRSFSPARRAA is encoded by the coding sequence GTGCCAAATATTTCTCCGATCCCGCGGCTTACGATCGTGGTCCCCGTGACGGAAGATCTACAATCTTTCGAAACCAGTTTGATCAGTGTTTTAGAACATCAGCCGAGCGGCTGTGAAGTGATTGTCGCACACGACGGGACTTATGAAGACCCGTTCGATTTAGGCGATGAGGTTCATTTCGTTTCCGCTGACTCGGCAGAGACTCTAGAACTGATCGCTGCAAGCGCCTCGGTAGCCCGCGGTCGATTTGTTCATGTGTTAAGTGGTGGCTTTAAGGCAACCGAAGGCTGGGTCGACGCCGCTCTCGAAAAATTCGAACATCACGATGTCGCTGCAATCGCTGCGGTCGTTCGTGATGAGAGCGAGGGCGCAATCGCAGGAGCCGGTTGGTTTGATAGTGCCACCCGACTTTGCCAGCCGGTGGGTGCATCGCAAACCAAACTCGATCGCCGAGGGGTCGCCAAAACGGATGGCGTCTTCATCGAAGCATCGTTTTGGCGACGCGACGTACTGCGAAACGCTTGTCATTGCTACCGAGGAAGTGACTTGCTCGAATTCTCGTACGCCAGCGGACTTGCCGTAAAACAAGCCGGTTGGCGATGCGTGACCGCAGAACAATCCGAATTGACTTCGGATCGCCAACACCCCCAATGGAACGACGCCTCGTTTCGACGCGGCCAACGCCTGTGGGCAATCCGGCAAACCGCCTGCAAAGATCGCAGCAGTTTTAAAGACGGATTTCGTGCGTTGCTTGGCAACCTTGCTCGCCCGTCCCGGATCGGTGAGTCGATTGGCCAGATGGCGGGTAGTTTTGCGGCTACCGAGATGAAACGACGCATTCACATCGACGAAATCACGCCGATGGAAGAGGGCGAAGCGATCCTCTCGATGCCAAGTCGCTCCTTCAGCCCCGCGCGTCGCGCCGCATAG
- a CDS encoding outer membrane protein assembly factor BamB family protein has protein sequence MVIVLRALLLLTFWMGTYVHSDEPWPTFRGPTGDGIVPPDVSLPLSWSVQENIEWRTELPGKGWSSPVYSNGRIYVTTAIAEPSEQDGDKEANTFSLTLLIIDAKTGTRLKSIPVMQQTEQRPAKMHAKNSHASPTPIIDGDRIFVHFGYQGTACLSTDGEIVWTNRDFYFNPQHGNGGTPILVGNHLIFTCDGGKEPKVVALHADTGELAWQSLRPVLSKRTFSFGTPTLIEVDGVKQVIAPGSDSVSALDPETGQTIWEVRYDGYSVIPKPVYHQGIVFVATCYETSKLLAIRPTGQGLVTDTHVQWQTNKSVSHTPSIVAHEGLIYWVSDDGIGMCAEAETGKIVYRKRIGGNFSASLLLSRDRIYFTNEEGVTTVVRAGREFEVLATNPIEERTLASLGVCEDSLLLRTANALYRISQ, from the coding sequence ATGGTTATTGTGCTCCGAGCCCTGTTGTTGTTGACGTTCTGGATGGGAACTTACGTTCACAGTGATGAACCGTGGCCAACGTTTCGTGGCCCGACGGGAGACGGAATCGTCCCTCCTGATGTTTCGTTGCCGCTGAGTTGGTCGGTGCAGGAAAACATTGAATGGCGGACCGAGTTGCCTGGCAAAGGGTGGTCCAGTCCGGTCTACAGCAACGGACGCATTTACGTCACGACCGCGATTGCAGAGCCATCCGAGCAGGACGGGGACAAGGAGGCCAACACATTCTCTTTAACGCTATTGATCATCGATGCAAAAACGGGAACGCGTTTGAAGTCGATTCCGGTGATGCAGCAAACCGAGCAACGCCCCGCCAAAATGCATGCCAAGAACAGTCATGCGAGTCCGACGCCGATCATCGATGGCGATCGCATCTTTGTCCATTTCGGTTACCAAGGCACCGCTTGCTTGAGCACCGATGGCGAGATCGTTTGGACCAATCGCGACTTCTACTTCAATCCTCAACATGGCAATGGCGGAACCCCAATCCTGGTCGGGAATCATTTGATCTTTACCTGTGATGGTGGCAAGGAACCCAAGGTCGTCGCACTTCACGCCGATACCGGGGAACTGGCTTGGCAATCGCTGCGACCCGTCCTTTCGAAACGCACGTTTTCATTCGGCACTCCTACGCTGATCGAGGTGGATGGCGTCAAGCAAGTCATCGCTCCAGGCAGTGATAGCGTCAGCGCATTGGATCCCGAAACTGGCCAGACGATTTGGGAAGTTCGTTATGACGGATATTCCGTGATCCCCAAACCGGTTTATCACCAAGGGATTGTTTTTGTGGCAACGTGTTATGAAACCAGCAAGTTGTTGGCGATCCGGCCGACCGGACAAGGTCTTGTCACCGACACGCATGTTCAGTGGCAGACGAACAAGAGCGTTTCCCATACTCCGTCCATCGTCGCTCACGAGGGATTGATTTACTGGGTCAGCGATGACGGGATCGGGATGTGCGCCGAAGCGGAAACCGGAAAAATCGTCTATCGAAAACGGATCGGGGGTAACTTTTCTGCGTCGCTGTTGCTGTCCCGAGACCGTATCTATTTCACCAATGAAGAGGGAGTCACCACGGTCGTCCGCGCCGGTCGCGAATTCGAGGTTCTGGCCACCAATCCGATCGAAGAACGGACCCTCGCATCGCTGGGCGTATGTGAAGATTCCCTTTTGCTTCGCACGGCAAACGCACTGTACCGCATCTCGCAGTAG
- a CDS encoding transposase: MSKKRRRHSPEQIIKKLRDADAMLAAGKSVGEVLQALEVSEATLSRWRSQYGGMKSEEAKRLKALEEENNRLKKIVADQALDISMLKEITKGN; encoded by the coding sequence ATGAGCAAGAAACGACGACGACATTCACCCGAACAGATCATCAAGAAGTTGCGTGATGCCGACGCCATGCTGGCCGCCGGCAAGAGCGTTGGCGAAGTGCTGCAGGCACTCGAAGTCAGCGAAGCCACTCTGAGTCGCTGGCGCAGCCAGTACGGTGGCATGAAGAGCGAAGAGGCCAAGCGGCTCAAGGCACTTGAAGAGGAAAACAACCGACTCAAGAAGATCGTGGCCGACCAAGCTTTGGACATTTCGATGCTGAAGGAAATCACCAAGGGAAACTGA
- a CDS encoding IS3 family transposase translates to MSERRACRVLDQPRSSQRFEGKPKDEDERLTKRILQFVRERPRWGYRRICQLLRLDGETINMKKMYRLWKAAGLKVPQKRRKKRATGVRGNACDVKAAAFVHDVWTWDFVQSSTLDGRTIRFLNIVDEYTRQCLMIKVGRSITSEDAIDTLAELFAMHGVPKRLRCDNGPEFISTAIKQWLATIGVEILYIEPGSPWQNGVCESFNSRLREEYLHQTDLINEADARLKVRAWREDFNTRRPHSSLGYLTPTEFASRSAASVRPTASLQQHCEFPLSVS, encoded by the coding sequence GTGTCTGAGCGACGTGCTTGCCGCGTGCTCGATCAACCGCGATCGAGTCAGCGATTTGAGGGGAAACCCAAAGACGAAGACGAACGTTTGACCAAGCGGATTCTTCAGTTTGTTCGCGAGCGTCCTCGCTGGGGCTATCGACGTATCTGCCAGCTTCTTCGCCTCGACGGTGAGACCATCAATATGAAAAAGATGTACCGACTTTGGAAAGCCGCTGGACTGAAGGTGCCGCAAAAACGCCGTAAAAAGCGTGCTACGGGTGTCCGGGGCAACGCGTGCGACGTTAAAGCTGCAGCGTTTGTCCACGACGTCTGGACATGGGACTTCGTACAGTCTTCGACGCTTGATGGGCGAACGATTCGATTCTTGAACATCGTTGACGAGTACACGCGACAATGCCTGATGATCAAGGTCGGACGCAGCATCACCAGCGAAGATGCGATCGACACGCTGGCGGAGCTCTTCGCGATGCACGGCGTTCCCAAACGCCTTCGATGCGACAATGGCCCCGAGTTCATTTCGACCGCCATCAAGCAGTGGCTTGCGACGATCGGCGTCGAGATCCTTTACATCGAACCAGGTTCACCTTGGCAGAACGGCGTCTGCGAGAGCTTCAACAGTCGCCTTCGTGAGGAGTACCTGCATCAAACGGACTTGATCAATGAAGCCGACGCACGGCTGAAGGTACGGGCTTGGCGTGAGGATTTCAACACACGTCGCCCACACAGTTCGCTTGGCTACTTGACGCCCACCGAGTTCGCGTCTCGCAGTGCTGCTTCCGTTCGGCCTACGGCCTCACTCCAGCAGCACTGCGAATTCCCCCTCTCTGTTTCCTAA
- a CDS encoding ferredoxin, which translates to MKWLANFLIASATLVTANVSQAGNCLPFGGCSDPCAGGVCHTSAGSAGANGLAACSGVGCGTVLGSHAAANSLGGEAICTPVTNYRVVLVPKYVTESRVICVTENRNEVRQRTKTVYKTVPVTEERYRTKVVNNPVTETKTIEYSVLVPEKSEKTVEVTESVPVWVEVPEEYSVRVPVLVEVPENYTVKVPQLQDTPFTYTVSVPHAVTEQRMHTVVNAVPVSKTRTIEVCVPKTTMQMVTKDYGHWEEQVVAVASGPAASGNGYGNGYGNGMMGGCGSASVGRGHGCGSHRGRCKLGRGHCSSSCGSACGSSACGSSACGSSACGHGASIAGAGCGSAAAAGTTTKRVWVPNVITEQVPVSSMTTRSQEVSYTVYEQQSEQVPYECTKVVYRPETRTGTKKSVVYVDETRTRMRKVVKYNDEIRTRMRKELNYTTVTKTETIPHVSYRTEQRTKDVSYTYNVPEHVVEPYTVTRYDRIAEEQVEEYTVCVPVVVTKEQKVQVCKMVPSLVEEVINLCCDTPAGVSSCNGCGNGSAGCGDCGATSGCSSCDKGCGKRAGCKLIGKAAGCKSCNKAAASCACGS; encoded by the coding sequence GTGAAGTGGCTTGCAAATTTCCTGATTGCGTCTGCGACGTTGGTAACAGCCAACGTTTCCCAGGCGGGCAACTGCCTTCCCTTTGGTGGATGCAGTGATCCTTGTGCTGGTGGCGTGTGCCATACGTCTGCGGGCAGTGCCGGAGCTAACGGCCTCGCAGCGTGTTCCGGTGTCGGCTGTGGAACCGTGCTTGGTTCCCATGCCGCGGCGAACTCCCTCGGTGGCGAAGCGATCTGCACTCCAGTGACAAACTACCGTGTTGTCCTGGTACCTAAATATGTAACCGAATCACGCGTGATTTGTGTTACCGAGAATCGCAACGAAGTTCGTCAGCGTACCAAAACGGTTTACAAAACCGTTCCGGTGACCGAAGAACGCTATCGCACCAAGGTGGTGAACAATCCCGTCACCGAGACCAAGACCATTGAGTACAGCGTGCTGGTCCCGGAAAAATCCGAAAAGACCGTCGAAGTCACCGAATCAGTTCCCGTTTGGGTCGAAGTCCCCGAAGAGTACTCCGTGCGCGTGCCGGTTCTCGTCGAAGTCCCCGAGAACTACACCGTCAAGGTTCCTCAGCTTCAAGACACCCCGTTCACGTACACCGTGAGTGTTCCTCACGCGGTAACCGAGCAACGCATGCATACCGTGGTCAACGCGGTTCCGGTTTCGAAAACACGCACGATCGAAGTGTGCGTGCCAAAGACAACCATGCAAATGGTCACCAAGGACTATGGTCACTGGGAAGAGCAAGTCGTTGCGGTTGCATCGGGCCCCGCGGCGAGCGGCAACGGCTACGGCAATGGTTACGGCAACGGCATGATGGGCGGATGCGGTTCCGCGTCCGTCGGCCGCGGACATGGTTGCGGAAGCCATCGTGGACGATGCAAGCTAGGACGCGGACACTGCTCGTCGAGCTGCGGCTCGGCTTGTGGTAGCTCAGCTTGCGGTAGCTCGGCATGTGGTAGCTCGGCGTGCGGCCATGGTGCTTCCATCGCCGGCGCCGGATGCGGTTCGGCGGCTGCTGCGGGGACCACCACAAAACGCGTTTGGGTTCCCAATGTGATCACGGAACAAGTGCCCGTTTCGAGCATGACGACGCGTTCACAAGAAGTTAGCTATACCGTTTACGAGCAACAGAGCGAGCAAGTTCCTTACGAATGCACCAAAGTCGTGTATCGTCCCGAAACTCGCACGGGGACGAAAAAGTCGGTTGTCTACGTCGACGAAACCCGCACTCGTATGCGTAAAGTAGTCAAGTACAACGACGAAATTCGCACTCGCATGCGAAAAGAACTTAACTACACAACGGTAACCAAGACCGAAACGATTCCTCACGTCTCTTACCGCACCGAACAACGCACCAAGGACGTTAGCTACACCTACAACGTTCCTGAACACGTTGTTGAGCCTTATACGGTGACTCGTTACGATCGCATTGCCGAAGAGCAAGTCGAAGAGTACACCGTATGCGTTCCTGTTGTGGTGACCAAAGAGCAAAAGGTTCAAGTTTGCAAGATGGTTCCAAGCTTGGTCGAAGAAGTCATCAACCTGTGCTGCGACACTCCTGCGGGTGTATCGTCCTGTAACGGATGTGGCAACGGTTCGGCCGGATGTGGCGATTGTGGTGCCACCTCAGGCTGCAGCTCATGTGACAAAGGTTGTGGCAAGCGTGCTGGTTGCAAACTAATCGGCAAAGCTGCCGGTTGCAAATCATGCAACAAAGCTGCCGCCTCCTGTGCTTGTGGAAGCTAG
- a CDS encoding Crp/Fnr family transcriptional regulator — translation MTEAQAKLLRQMAVFGGLKNESLALILAESLTLTLAAEDYFFHEGDAGESLFVIETGTVLIQRRWRNEAIVLGRLASSDCFGEMALIDFQSRSASAKAECNTSAIEIPRSALRALYRSDVEQYAIIMMNLGREVSRRLRLADECLFQLQQDHGIKTPFARTV, via the coding sequence ATGACGGAAGCGCAAGCTAAACTACTTCGCCAAATGGCCGTCTTCGGAGGCTTGAAGAATGAGTCGTTGGCGCTGATTCTCGCAGAATCACTTACGCTCACATTGGCAGCCGAGGATTACTTTTTCCACGAAGGGGATGCGGGAGAATCGCTGTTTGTGATCGAAACCGGGACCGTTTTGATCCAACGTCGCTGGAGAAACGAAGCGATCGTACTTGGGCGTTTGGCCAGCAGCGATTGCTTTGGCGAAATGGCGCTGATTGACTTCCAATCTCGCTCGGCGTCCGCGAAAGCGGAGTGCAACACTTCCGCGATCGAAATTCCACGCAGTGCCCTGCGAGCACTTTATCGAAGCGATGTCGAACAGTACGCCATCATCATGATGAATTTGGGCCGCGAGGTCAGTCGACGATTGCGTCTGGCCGATGAATGTCTGTTCCAATTACAGCAAGACCACGGGATCAAAACGCCGTTTGCTAGGACCGTTTAA
- a CDS encoding SHD1 domain-containing protein → MIDSLRSRAHHVLTVLALFALGMAPSPAAGQALRYQPKPDSKFAYRFEISVDNGSEATHYKGITYYQIRSVNGDQIQLTYRGGLSESKTVKADHRGMRRPPGFRSFPPSIPSPFSRPAFAGTTQTTNEITLSSRGEVIELVRDSQLPFLLGNVSLIPFEPLPETDPKQWQVDSGVAVTQKDRQDRFGPGGFGPHGFNPFGRNEDETLRAAVETTSFELLRHQDNLVLFQKEYQLKMPETGEGVAFEMSGSGTWTFDKSENMPAGIDFVYKLIAKRENSTTTLPITMKYERLSQAELDAIEAEAKRRAEERAMAADKAKAEAETPLTETQKADALQSLTSGEVTRQVKTLTELARKNLKDPDLDIVAAIKPLLASDNAVLRKVAENAMSHWDADYKRIASLKSAYDRGGVVDSTKREVNLLTTLYVGQIVQVNEHGPFWKPAMVQEIQTDGQVRVELRGGGNRKIIVARRKIQLAPEELPQPNKPATTHQPSSPARTWSDASGQFKVDAALLRIEGASVVLKRADNREVTVPIVNLSETDKDFLRELQQQRAKIKNPFEP, encoded by the coding sequence ATGATTGACTCGCTACGAAGTCGTGCCCACCACGTTCTGACGGTTTTAGCTCTGTTCGCACTGGGAATGGCACCGTCGCCTGCGGCTGGCCAAGCCCTTCGCTACCAACCGAAACCCGATTCCAAATTCGCCTATCGTTTTGAGATCAGCGTCGATAACGGAAGCGAAGCGACACATTACAAAGGGATCACCTATTATCAGATTCGAAGCGTAAACGGAGACCAGATCCAATTGACGTATCGCGGGGGATTGTCGGAATCAAAAACGGTCAAGGCGGATCATCGCGGGATGCGACGTCCGCCCGGTTTCCGATCATTCCCTCCATCGATCCCCAGTCCGTTTTCGCGACCCGCCTTTGCTGGCACCACTCAAACCACCAATGAAATCACTTTGTCATCGCGCGGCGAAGTCATTGAATTGGTGCGTGATTCCCAATTGCCATTTCTGCTTGGCAATGTCTCGCTGATTCCCTTTGAACCGCTGCCCGAAACCGATCCAAAGCAATGGCAGGTCGACTCGGGGGTCGCAGTCACGCAAAAGGATCGCCAAGATCGGTTTGGTCCCGGAGGTTTTGGCCCCCACGGATTCAATCCGTTTGGTCGCAATGAAGATGAAACCTTACGCGCCGCGGTTGAAACGACAAGCTTCGAGTTATTGCGGCATCAAGACAACTTGGTTTTGTTTCAAAAAGAATACCAGTTGAAGATGCCTGAAACGGGGGAGGGGGTCGCCTTTGAAATGTCCGGTTCGGGGACTTGGACGTTCGACAAGTCCGAGAATATGCCAGCGGGAATTGACTTTGTTTACAAGCTGATTGCGAAACGCGAAAACTCGACCACGACGCTGCCGATCACGATGAAGTACGAGCGTTTGTCGCAGGCCGAGCTCGATGCGATCGAAGCCGAGGCGAAAAGACGTGCCGAGGAGCGTGCGATGGCTGCTGACAAAGCCAAGGCCGAAGCAGAGACTCCACTGACGGAAACACAGAAAGCGGATGCGCTGCAGTCGCTCACGTCGGGGGAAGTGACACGCCAAGTCAAGACGTTGACCGAGTTGGCTCGGAAAAATCTCAAGGATCCCGATCTCGACATTGTCGCAGCGATCAAACCGCTGCTCGCCAGCGACAATGCGGTACTTCGCAAAGTTGCCGAGAATGCAATGTCTCATTGGGATGCCGATTACAAACGAATCGCAAGCCTGAAATCGGCATACGACCGCGGCGGTGTGGTCGACAGTACCAAACGCGAAGTCAATTTGCTGACGACGTTGTACGTCGGGCAAATCGTTCAAGTCAATGAGCATGGGCCATTCTGGAAACCGGCAATGGTCCAAGAGATTCAGACTGATGGGCAAGTCCGCGTCGAGCTTCGCGGCGGTGGCAATCGCAAGATTATCGTTGCCCGCCGAAAAATCCAACTTGCCCCCGAAGAATTGCCGCAGCCGAACAAGCCTGCGACCACCCACCAACCGAGCTCGCCAGCACGCACCTGGTCCGATGCGAGCGGTCAATTCAAGGTTGATGCGGCGTTGCTTCGCATCGAGGGGGCTAGCGTCGTGTTGAAACGGGCGGACAATCGCGAAGTCACCGTGCCGATTGTGAATCTAAGTGAGACGGACAAGGATTTTCTGCGTGAACTTCAGCAACAACGCGCCAAAATCAAAAATCCGTTCGAGCCGTAA
- a CDS encoding carbon storage regulator, translating into MLVLSRKEGEQLLIGDNIVLTINRISSNRVAIGIEAPREVRIVRGELDRKEVSPRGTAPMTIIMEEQNVSVASKPDC; encoded by the coding sequence ATGCTAGTTCTAAGCCGAAAAGAAGGTGAGCAACTGTTGATTGGTGATAACATCGTTTTGACCATCAATCGAATCTCTTCGAATCGAGTTGCGATCGGAATTGAAGCACCACGCGAAGTACGGATTGTTCGTGGTGAGTTGGACCGTAAAGAAGTTTCTCCACGAGGTACCGCTCCCATGACGATCATCATGGAAGAGCAAAACGTTTCAGTTGCTAGCAAACCGGATTGTTAG